ATATATTCCGGAGGGTGTGCTCGGCAATCACACATCGTGATCCAATTTTTGCCGTTTTGGGTAACTCTGAGCACAAACCATGGGTAAGCACCCAGATCATCAGAGAAGCGCTGACGTTTGACGGTCTGGATATGTTGGTCAACTCCTCAAGCAGGATCACCAGAGATGGTCAGAGCATTACGATTGTAGGTGTTGATGATCCGTATTCGCGCAGTGCGGATATAGATGCTGCTTTTGCTGGTGTTGACCCAAAGGATTTCATAATATTTCTCACACACTGCCCGTCATCAGCGCCGGATGGCATTGCCAGGGGTGCGGACCTGATTTTATCGGGGCATACTCATGGAGGCCAGGTGCGCATTCCCGGCATTAGTTGGTTTTGGACACATATGCGCGCCAATCGCAAGCTCAACGACGGCTTATATACACCTGATATGCTTATGCGATTGTTGAAGGATGATGTTGGCGAGAGCACTTTATTTGTATGTCGGGGCATCGGTACCAGCCGCTTGCACATTCGTTTGTTCTGTCCGCCTGAGATCGTTTATATTACTCTTCGCAGGAAATGCTGAATTAACTTTTGTTAAGGCCAACGATTTTTTAGCCGATATATTTTCTGGGAGAACACAAGAAGTTGTTTTATCGGGAATCCTGCCGAGGTACATGCGCGTATAAGAGTTTGTCAGGCGGATAGGCAATTGGCAAGCTCATCTGTTGACACGAACTTGTGTGTCTTGTACAATGAGGCTCGTACCACTACTTTGATAGTTGGGAAGTTTGTAAATGAGCGCACCTAATTTGCAGGTGATCTGGCACAGGTACAAGATCGGTGGAGATGTGAAGGCGCGAGATACGCTGATCCAGCATTATGCGTATTTGGTGAAAATTACTGCCGGACGTGTAGTAACGAGTCTTCCTCCAAATGTTGAGCGTGACGATCTGGTAAGCGCGGGAATTATTGGTCTTATAAAAGCTATAGACCAGTTCGATACCAAGCGCGAAGTCAAGTTCGAGACGTATGCAATCGCTCTGATTCGTGGAGCGATTCTGGAGATGCTGCGTGAGGAAGACTGGGTGCCACGGTCGGTCAGAGAGAGAGTCAAGGCTCTTGAAAGGACCTATGTCGAGCTGGAGAGCCATCTTGGGCGACCTGCCACTGAAGAAGAAGTGGCTGAAGCGATGGGTTTGGAGATGGATGCATTTCATACGCTGCTTGCCGACACAGGCCGTGCATCGCTCCTGAGTTTGGACGACATTGTCCTTTCTAGTGAAGGCAATGAGAAGATACATCTGGCGGATGTGGTCTGTGATGATTCCGCAGACACTTCAGGTGATGTAGAGTCGTCAGCGATGAGACAATCTCTTGGCGAGGGTATCGACCGACTGCCTGATAGGGAAAAACTGGTAATTGCTCTTTACTATTATGAAGGTCTCACATTCAAAGAGATCGGAAAAATTCTTGAGGTATCAGAGTCCAGGGTCTATCAGCTTCACACGCAGGCTGTCCTGAGGCTGAGGGGCTATTTACAGCGCGACTTGGCGCTGTTCCATTAAATTCTGAGAGGAGCGCATTTTAATGCACAAGATTAGATTTAGTCTGATCGCTATAGTGGTACTGGCAATATTGAGCACACTACTTGCAGGCTGCGGAAGGAAGGGCCTTGTCAAGATAAATGGCGAGAAAGTCTCGAAAGATGAGTTCTATTCAAGACTCGAGCAGGTGCCCGTACAGACTCAGCAGGGGACAAAAATGGCGGGTCAATATGTGATCGAGCAGATCATCGGTGAGAAGCTCATTCAAGGGCTTGCCGAGAAGGAAGGCGTGGCGCCGACTTCGCAGCAGATCGACAAAAAGATTACAGCGATCAAAAAAGAGAGCGGGGGAGACCTGGCAAAGGTACTTGCTCAGCGCAGTATGACGATGGACGATCTCAAGAAACAGCTCACCATTCAGCAAGCTCTGGTGAATGTTGTTTCCAAGGGTGTCACCGTCCCTGATGCTGATGTCAAAAAGGCATATGAACAGGCCCTTGCGGCAAAGAACTCGCCATTCAAGCGTCCGGCTCAGGTGTTCGTAAGTGTCATTATCAACTCAGACAAGAAGGCTGTGGACAAAGCCTACAAGATGATTTCGAGCGGCACTGATTTTACCACAGTTGCCCTGCAGACCAACGACATTCCAATGCTCAAGCAGAGCCAGGGTAAGCTCGGCTGGGTCGGCAAGGAAGATAAGCAGTTCGGAGACCAGATAAGAAACTTTGCTTTTTCATCCGAGACGGGTAAGTTCAGCAAACCGTTTGAGGATGGCGGCAAGTGGGTTATTGTGAGAGCAGAGCGCAAACGGCCGCAGCGGATCCAGAAATATAATGACGTGAAGGATATGATCCGCGAGCAGATTGCTGTTGCAAAAGGTTCGCAGACAGGCACATTCCGCGAGGATATGCAGAAGTTTACCAAGGAATCGGACATTGTAGTCAATGCCGAGAGATACA
The DNA window shown above is from bacterium and carries:
- a CDS encoding metallophosphoesterase, which produces MDASTIYAIIGGAAAAGLGGYMTCEQFNLQVRELELVFMNLPSAFDGYRILHISDLHLTKLGLLEKRTMEIIGRTEVDTCMVTGDVTSKPRASDIFRRVCSAITHRDPIFAVLGNSEHKPWVSTQIIREALTFDGLDMLVNSSSRITRDGQSITIVGVDDPYSRSADIDAAFAGVDPKDFIIFLTHCPSSAPDGIARGADLILSGHTHGGQVRIPGISWFWTHMRANRKLNDGLYTPDMLMRLLKDDVGESTLFVCRGIGTSRLHIRLFCPPEIVYITLRRKC
- a CDS encoding peptidyl-prolyl cis-trans isomerase — encoded protein: MHKIRFSLIAIVVLAILSTLLAGCGRKGLVKINGEKVSKDEFYSRLEQVPVQTQQGTKMAGQYVIEQIIGEKLIQGLAEKEGVAPTSQQIDKKITAIKKESGGDLAKVLAQRSMTMDDLKKQLTIQQALVNVVSKGVTVPDADVKKAYEQALAAKNSPFKRPAQVFVSVIINSDKKAVDKAYKMISSGTDFTTVALQTNDIPMLKQSQGKLGWVGKEDKQFGDQIRNFAFSSETGKFSKPFEDGGKWVIVRAERKRPQRIQKYNDVKDMIREQIAVAKGSQTGTFREDMQKFTKESDIVVNAERYKGIVDNIKKEAAKSLEEKLKPTSDKTPVAK
- a CDS encoding FliA/WhiG family RNA polymerase sigma factor encodes the protein MSAPNLQVIWHRYKIGGDVKARDTLIQHYAYLVKITAGRVVTSLPPNVERDDLVSAGIIGLIKAIDQFDTKREVKFETYAIALIRGAILEMLREEDWVPRSVRERVKALERTYVELESHLGRPATEEEVAEAMGLEMDAFHTLLADTGRASLLSLDDIVLSSEGNEKIHLADVVCDDSADTSGDVESSAMRQSLGEGIDRLPDREKLVIALYYYEGLTFKEIGKILEVSESRVYQLHTQAVLRLRGYLQRDLALFH